From a region of the Ovis aries strain OAR_USU_Benz2616 breed Rambouillet chromosome 2, ARS-UI_Ramb_v3.0, whole genome shotgun sequence genome:
- the LOC114113008 gene encoding interferon omega-1-like: MASENLPQGSTRRRLSQSISSCVFPMAFVLSLLMAIVLVSYGPGGSLGCDLSQNHVLIGRKNLRLLGEMRRISPRFCLQDRKEFAFPQEMVEGGQLQEAQAISVLHEMLQQSFNLFHTERSSAAWDTALLDQLRTGLHQQLDDLDACLGQVMGEEDSALGRTGPTLAVKRYFQGIHVYLKEKEYSDCAWETVRVEIMRSLSSSASLQERLRMMDGDLNSS; this comes from the coding sequence ATGGCATCAGAGAACCTACCTCAAGGTTCCACCAGACGCCGTCTCAGCCAGTCCATCAGCAGCTGCGTCTTCCCCATGGCCTTCGTGCTCTCTCTACTGATGGCTATCGTGTTGGTCAGCTACGGCCCGGGAGGATCCCTTGGCTGTGACCTGTCTCAGAACCATGTTCTCATTGGCAGGAAGAACCTCAGGCTCCTGGGTGAAATGAGGAGAATCTCCCCTCGCTTCTGTCTGCAGGACAGAAAAGAATTCGCTTtcccccaggagatggtggagggcggccagctccaggaggcccaggccaTCTCTGTGCTCCACGAGATGCTCCAGCAGAGCTTCAACCTCTTCCACACAGAGCGCTCCTCTGCTGCCTGGGACACTGCCCTCCTGGATCAGCTCCGCACTGGACTCCATCAGCAGCTGGACGACCTGGACGCCTGCCTGGGGCAGGTGATGGGCGAGGAAGACTCTGCCCTGGGAAGGACGGGCCCCACCCTGGCCGTGAAGAGGTACTTCCAGGGCATCCATGTCTACCTCAAAGAGAAGGAATACAGCGACTGCGCCTGGGAAACCGTCAGAGTGGAAATCATGAGATCCTTGTCTTCATCAGCCAGCTTGCAAGAAAGGTTAAGAATGATGGATGGAGACCTAAACTCATCTTGA